The genome window GACCCGGAACCATTAGTTCGTAGGCCCGGTTCCGGATCAATTCTAACAAAAAGCATGTAAAGCCCGGGCCCACATAGGCCCTTTGAAGTTGGGACCGGGCCCACATGCCAGCCTTATCCAATGCTCTTGTCCGTTTTCTAATGGATTTGGCAGTCTTATGGACAACGAAGTGCTCAAGGTATTTTGGTGGATGTATTGGTCTTGTACCGTGCCTATTTCCTGTAAGGTGCTCGTTACATTACCACttaataattataaaaatatttatttgcaaTTACTTTAAAAATGATCCAATTATatgaattttttaattattatgaCTCACATTCATTGCATACAGCCACACATTAAAATTTGTGTTGTTGCTCCGATGACGtggatctttttttttttgggttctcTGCTTTCGTTGACTATACTTGGCTGCCGATTTATCCACGACAGCAGCGCCTTTGCCTCTTCTTTATTTTGCGTTTGTCTTTTTAATTTGCAATTGTTGTGCTAGAGCAGTTGATCAATACCAAAGATGGAGAGCACAGAGCTGGTTTTCATTCCAGGGCCAGGAATGGGTCACCTCGTCGCCGCTGTTGAAATTGGCAAGTTACTCAACAGTCGAACCAATTGTCTTTCAATTACTTTCTTCATCATTGACCTTCCAATTGAAACAGCTATACATACTTATACAAAGACGCTAGCAATAAATGATGACTCTACCACTTCACGCCTACGATTCTTGCACCTGTCTTCTCCTCAATCTCAAAGTAATAATCGTAATAAACCTCAAGAAGCTATTCTTGTTGAGCTCTTTGATAATTCCAAGCAACTAGTAAGAGAGGCAATTGTTGACAATTTTATGACCAATAAGAACAAGTCCGGCACTCGACTCGGTGGTGTGATTGTTGACATGTTTAGTGATAAAATGATAGAAGTAGCAACTGAGCTTTGTCTACCGAGCTATGTATTCTTTACTTCTAGTGCTGCTTTTCTCGGCCTCATGTTTTATGCACAGACGCTTAAAGATGATCACGATCGCGATATCTCCGATTTCAAGGATTCGGATACGTTACTGCCTGTTTCGACTTATATAAATCCTTTGCCAGCAAAGGTTTTGCCAAGTGCCATGTTGGATAAAGATGGTCGTTTGCATCTACCTCTGTCTACTGCTCGAATGATACGACAGGCAAAAGGAATCATAGTTAATACTTTCTTAGAGCTTGAGCCTCATCCAATTAAATCTCTGGGTAATGAAAATGGGGTTCCGTCTTTATACCCAGTTGGGCCTATAATCAACCTGAATCAAGAACCGGACGAGAGTATCAACAACTGGTTAGATGAGCAACCAGATTCTTCGGTATTGTTCCTCTGTTTCGGGAGCTATGGGAGCTTTGACGAGGAACAGTTGAAAGAAATCGCTATAGCCCTTGACCATCGCGGCTCCCATTTTTTGTGGTCCCTACGGCAGCCGCAGGTCAAGGGCAAAGTAGGTGCTCCGGACGATCTTGCATGTCCGGAGCAAATGCTGCCAGAAGGTTTCTTGAAACGAACTGTGCAGCGAGGGAGAGTGATAGGATGGGTCCCTCAAGTGACAGTGCTGTCTCACAGGTCAATTGGAGGATTCATTACGCACTGCGGTTGGAATTCTATACTGGAAACCTTGTGGTTTGGAGTACCAATGGCAACATGGCCGATGTATGCAGAGCAACAAGTGAATGCTTTCGAGCTGGTGGTTGATTTGGAGATGGCCGTGGATATTAAGATGGAGTATCGGAGTGAGAGTCCAGTTTTGGTCACAGCAGCGGAGATAGAGCGCGCCATAAAGCGACTGATGTTGGATAGTACAAATGAAAAGAATGGTACCAGAAAGAAAATTAAGGAGATGAAAGAAAATAGCAGGAGAGCCATGTTAGAAGGAGGATCATCTTACTTTTTTCTTGAGAGTTTGATCCAAGATATCAAGGATCATTCACCCActtgaaaattttaattatttttgcaactttcaacaacaacaataataatggaTTTTGGgaggtagtgtgtatgcagacgtTATCCCTATCTTACAgagatagagagactgtttccaatagaaaTATGCATAACTATCTCTAATTTCACAATCATAATTTCTATATGCATAACTAGAGATAGCATCATATCTATTCGCTGAGTCTTCTCTATGTATCGCTCATTCTTAAGTGTCAATCTTTTAATGACATGGATTTTAGAATTCGTGTTTTTTCCATTGGCAAATTAAACTTTCACTttcttcttattatttttttcttattaaaaACTTTCACTTGCAATATTCAGTTTAAGGTAATGAAAGTGAGAGTAGAATGTACAATTGGTAAATCATATAGTTTCTGAAACTCTAAGTGAATCTTAATCTTCACgtaatttattttgtaaattggTCAAATAGACTATTGAAAGATTGCAACAAAGTAAATGTTGTTGCACTATCATTTACTATCTCCCTTTCTACTAACGCTTTGTTGACGAAGTCAACTAATTGAACAAATTGTCACACCAATCCTTATATATTGGTTATTACTTCCAATTTGTTGCATGTATTTTAAACGATGGTTGGCAATAGTTTCAATATTAAGTATGAATTACTAACTCAAAAAAGAGACGGCAAGTTACCTAGTAAAGTAGGTTAAATTACATATGATTAATGATGAgtgcaaaacacaacacaaaattaatgCTCTCTAATCAAAGATAGCATAGTTCAATAATCGTTTCCACAATAATTGAATTTTAGCAGTGTTCGAATAATCTCTAGTTAACTGCTATCCATGAACACTAACACTTGATTGTAATGATTGTCAACTACAGTTAACTACTAAAATTAAAGCAACTATCAATTGATCACGGAAAACAAGAGTTGAGCAACACAGAAATATCACTGGGAGAAATAAGGATAATTGACTAGACAAGTTCATGATAATTGACTCGAGATCCAATTCTTGAATTAGTTCACCCTATAATAGTGTTGATTTTCACGAATTCACCAGATAATTAAATTATACTTGAAGTTAAGGTTCCTCTTTTAATTAACCGTTAATTTCTGGAAATAATTCAATTGAAGCAGAGTGAACAATTGCAATGAATATAATGATAGTTTTAGTGTGAAGGGCAACTTCTCGcgaatatttttctattttctagTTTGATTAATAATTCAAGAGGCTCCTTCAATTACCCAGTTGAATTACAAATTTAAACTATTGCATAAGTTGTAAAGAAATTCAATATaaaactcctctttcgattaagcaaaataatgaaTAACTTCATAATATAATTCAAAACTCCATCACTTGAGTCAAGcaattatcaagaatcgaatctctaatcaaattatcaatacaccatGTCTGTCAACACCCAAGGGAAAACTATCCATAGCAATGGAAAAAGTATCTCAAGAAGGTTTAaagacatagaaaacatcaactTTAATGATCCGATACAAACTTCCATATTGCACCGATTGTTGGTTGaaatcttgatgaattcttgCGTCTTCTTGCCTTAGTTGCTCCTCAAATCCTAGGTCAAAAGTCCTCTCAAATCATATTTTttgtgtatttataccatgtagaagCGGGTGTGAACGGAACTGCCCTTTCCATGACGAAGTGAAAAATTACTCTCACAAAACTGCACAGGGACCAGCGCCCCATGCGGCGTGCCAATGGAGAAGTTCAGAGACCATATTTCTGTCAGACATTCCACTTAACACTGTCGTGTGCCCCATGCGGCGTGTAGTGTACAAATGTTAGAGTAATATGGTGCTCCACCCTCGAATGCGATTCCGatttaatttcttgggcttttactcagacttcaaaaatCCAAATTATTTGTTAGGTCTAAATTATCTTTTTAACTCGTGCAAATCACCATCGTTTAAGCTCAAACACGAATAACATGTAGTAATTAAAGTGCAAAATACAACTAAAATACATATTTCTAACCTACCATCAAttatgtatatacttgtacaattACATCTATTGTAAAATAATTACGAATAAATATCTACGCTAAATACAAGTAGGTAATTATTAAAATCAATCTAATTACTTATATTAATACCTTGATACCATTCGTATATgaaacttaattattttttaaagaaagaaaactttatataaaaatagaaGACTTTACAATAAAGCTATCCTTTTGTTGGAATAAAGGTTGATTAAAGCGATTGATTTTTTGTCGCGTGTGTCCTAATTGCAGATCTTTCGGGAATACTTTACAAAATTTTGCTGTTTTAATTGGGGGCAACGCACTGATTCGTGCACAGTATGTTCAATCTAATTGGGAAGCATAAACAAAGACAGCATCCGCGAAAACCAATGACAAATCTACAAAAGTAAGAGCGAAgaagaacaaaaagaagaaaaaaagcagAAGCGAAAACCAAAACCAGCACCTGCAGTTTATATGGAGAAACTAGCAGAACTAATTCTTATCCCATCTCCGGCAATGGGCCATGTAGCTCAGATGCTGGAGTTAGCAAAACTCTTTTTCCATCAAAATCATCATCTTACAATCACTGTCCTCATTATGAAACTTCCCGATTACATTGACGCCGTCAGTGGCTCTTTCGTTGACTCTGTAGCTGCTTCATCCTCCTCTGATCGCCTTCGATTTGTCCAGTTACCAGTTGCTGATCCAACACCAGAATGGAGTTCCAAAACTCGAGGACATTTCGTCTACAGATTAGTGCAAAGCCAGAAATCTCACATCAAGGATTTCTTAATATCTCAACGCCCTGCTAAAAAACTAGCTGGTTTTGTTGTTGACATGTTATGCACTCCCTTAATGGATGTCGCTGACGAGTTTAATATCCCAAGCTACGTGTTTTTCACTTCCCCAGCTGCTTTTCTCGGACTGATGCTTCATTTCCAGTTTCTTGAAGACGAGTGCCAACAAGATGTTTCGTTGTTCAAGAACACTGATGGTAGTAATCTCTTATCATTTCCCAGTTACGCATATCCTGTTCCTCCAAAGGTATTGCCAATGGTCCTAGTCGATAGAGACACGTGGCTAGGGAGATTCCTCGATTTTGCTCGTGGATATAGAAAAGCCAAAGGCATTATTATCAACACTTTTGCTGAATTAGAAATCCATCAATTAGATACATATAAGAAAAACAACAGTAACATATCAAGATCTGAACAGGATCAGGTTCCACTTCCACCTATTTATCCAATTGGTCCAATTTTGAACCAGTCAAAATCCAAGTCGGAGTCAGAGGAGGCAGAAATTACAAATTGGCTTGATCAACAGCCACCAAAATCAGTGGTACTAATCTGTTTTGGGAGCCAGGGGAGCTTACCACTGGACCAAGTGAAACAGATCGCTTTAGCTTTGGATAACTGTGGCTGCAGATTCTTGTGGTCTTTACGTCGTCCCCCACAAAGCAATAACGCGCAATTCCCCGGAGAATACACGAACTATTCTGAAATCTTGCCAGAAGGATTTCTTGATCGGACAGAGATAAAAGGGAAAGTTGTAGGATGGGTCCCGCAACTGAAGGTTTTGTCCCACGAGGCAATAGGGGGATTTGTGTCACATTGTGGCTGGAATTCGATACTTGAAAGTATATGGTGTGGGGTGCCTATAGCAACATGGCCATTGCATTCTGAGCAACAAGTGAATGCGTTTCAGTTAGTTAAAGAAGTAGGAGTTGCAGTGGCAATCACTTTGGATTACTGCGAAAGGACTAAAGATCAGCCAATGATAACTGCAGAAGCCATAGAAAAAGGGATTAAGGAATTGGTGGAAATTAATACAGCAGTAAGAGAAAAGGCAAAGGAGATGAAGGAGAAGAGCAGGACTAGCGTAATCGAAGGTGGATCGTCTTACTTGTCCCTTGGCAAACTCATAGATGAACTACTGAAAAATGCAGCTTTGTAACTTCTTCAAAATTACCACAACTGAGGTAAAGTTTCAGCAAGAAAGACCTTTCAGTTAGTAATAAAATTGGATTTCCCACTAAGagttgaaataaattattttctaCTCAATTTATAGATCATTGTATTTATCACTATTTAATCATAATATCTTGttatactttcttttattttttgcaGAATATTAAGAAGTTAGAATTAAATTGAGACAATAATTAAACTGTGGTTAAGCTTCTTATCCTACTTAGTCCTACATTTATTTATATACCACCTTGCTAATCTTCTTGTATAAAGACAAGTTCAGATCATCTAATCTTTTGAAATCTGTAACATTAGGACAAAGTCAGTCGATCGATGAATAATGTAGGCCAACTAGCTACACAGTCAATATACTAATCATACTTTACAAAAGTTGATTGAGACTTTGAGATAAGCAGAGGCGGAGGATTTGATCAGTTCAGGATTCCAGTTCTTTTAAGTTATTAGGTTCTAACTTAATAATTTGCACATATTCAATGAATTATTTAAAGACAAATATATGGATTGAATCAAAGTTACTGAGTTGGACTGAACCGTAGCCTGCGGCTCCCCCCTGAGGATGAGCACTCCTAGAATGTTTAGAAGTTCACAGTGTACATTGAAAATATTGTTTGGATCAGCTGAAGCCTGAAACCATCACAAATTTAAAACCCCTTTTCAACTCGTTCTGTTACTGGTTAAAAATGGATACTGAAAGTACAAGAGGGCGGGTGAATTGTATGCCTGTTAAAAATTTAGTCTGACTACGGTATACACTTAGTCGACCGATGCGGAGACAACCTGCACAATATTGTTAGTACTTCGATTCAAACAAATACTAATCTCAACAAACAGTAATTGCTTATAATAAAATATGAAAGCAGTAACGTAAATGACATCAggaattttatactggttcggaaccAATGTGATATCATACTCCAGTCTTCTTGGATTGCAAGGATATTATCTCTTGATCTCTTTGCAATATGAGTTGTGTACAACTTGTGTGATTTTCAACATTTACAAGGTTGGTTTTTACTCGCTCACCAACAACGAACAAGGGTTGGTTTTAACACGCTCACCAACAACGCAAAAGGTTGGATTTTTCTCGCTCACCAACGACTCTttggttttcactcgctcaccaaaGAAACGAATAATAACACAACCTCTAAAGACACACTGCCTCTTCAATATTTTTCTGTCTCTCTTCACGCTTTTTTGTACACAGTAAATCTACTAAAAGTGAATTACAATGCTTGTTAAGAGTAGAATAAAGAACTTGTAGTTGGATAGACAATTGGAAGGTTGCATACTTTTCTTTATGTGTAGAGCTCCTCTTTATAGCCTTTTCAACTTGTTCCAGCTACTGCATAACCCAAGAGAAATTCTTTTGTACCGTTGCATGATTGTCTTGAATCATGGTATGTCTTCTTTTAGAGTCCTTGATTGTTGCTTACATGTCTCCTAAAAGAGGACTTGTATCATTGCATCATGTGTCAAAATATGCCTGATTTGTGCAAATTGATACCTTTTCCAACAGTTCATTCTTTACTTCTGATAGCTTGCACCTTTCAAATCTAAAGAAGATTAGATTTGActaaaaagatatttttataaagaatCTCTTTACACGGGTTTTTAAATACTACAAGTAATTGCTTTTGGATCTTTCTCCATGTGCTATTTAAGAACTCATGATTGACTTTCCATAATTCTTGTCTAGAGATATAATAATCATTACATAATCAAAGACCACTCTTCAATCATCTTTTCTTGTAATTTTTCAACCTcattttctttccttcttcaCCAATTTATTTGCTTCTTAAAATATTTCATGCTATCTCCTTCTAATAAAATATTCCTTTCTTTGTGAAAGACTTTTCCTTCTATGTTATCTCAAAACTTTAGTGCTATATTTGATTGTGATAGTAAAATAATATTTGTGACCCACGTCACATCCTTTTGCCCATTTGAATAGTTTCTCAATTCATCCTTCCTTTATGCTTTCCAGATTCCATCTTGGTTGATGTGCCCATTCAGTCTTGCTAGATTAGCGGCAGAATTCTCCTCCTCATCTTCATTCCTTTTACTTCTATGATGATTTCATAAAAGCTTCTTTTCCATATTTGTCCGAATCTTCATCAAAATAATCCTTCTTTGTTAATGTCTTCATTCCTGTTTTGTCCAAATCCTTGCACAACTGACAAacatttataaaataaatttactataagtaaatattctttgattaaGATATGTTGGTTTGATATTATCAAAATATGTATGTGAAACTTTTTGGCTAACAATCTCCTCATTTTTTATAATGGCAAACCATTGGGTACAAAACATAAAACTTTAATCAAAGAATTAATTAAAGCGCAATAAAAGAATAAGTCAGATAAACTGGTTACTTCCCTGAAATGTCGAGAATATATCCACTTGTGAGACTGCTAAAGA of Nicotiana tomentosiformis chromosome 7, ASM39032v3, whole genome shotgun sequence contains these proteins:
- the LOC104104396 gene encoding uncharacterized protein, with the protein product MSKLELVFVPAPAVGHLVSTCKFAENLLNRDQRLCITIFIIRPPAPWDAGIDSYIKRSSSTPEGSRIRYITLPQVEPPSSEELEKSLENYFSLLIASYRPLVKDAIISNKWPDSNPKIIGLVIDMFCSSMIDVANELGIPSYLFFTSGAGFLGFLFYLSVWHEKFGREFNKSDADLKISAYDNPVPSKVLPSFAFNKEGYNSFREHGVRFKETKGIFINTVAEFENHAVHALASDPELPPFYTVGFLLDLEGQKSKGNSNSEYEEIMKWLDQQPPSSVIFLCFGSSGIFEPPQLIEMAIALEQSGVSFLWSIRRPVDDEYAKLEEILPEGFLERTKKKGIVCGWAPQVDILAHEATGAFVFHCGWNSTIESLWHGVPIVTWPLYAEQQINAFQLVRDLEMAVELRMDYRMRGSDHGETVKAEEMEKAIRCIMDSENPVRKRVKDLGAICRNALMEGGSSFISIGRFMESTELVFIPGPGMGHLVAAVEIGKLLNSRTNCLSITFFIIDLPIETAIHTYTKTLAINDDSTTSRLRFLHLSSPQSQSNNRNKPQEAILVELFDNSKQLVREAIVDNFMTNKNKSGTRLGGVIVDMFSDKMIEVATELCLPSYVFFTSSAAFLGLMFYAQTLKDDHDRDISDFKDSDTLLPVSTYINPLPAKVLPSAMLDKDGRLHLPLSTARMIRQAKGIIVNTFLELEPHPIKSLGNENGVPSLYPVGPIINLNQEPDESINNWLDEQPDSSVLFLCFGSYGSFDEEQLKEIAIALDHRGSHFLWSLRQPQVKGKVGAPDDLACPEQMLPEGFLKRTVQRGRVIGWVPQVTVLSHRSIGGFITHCGWNSILETLWFGVPMATWPMYAEQQVNAFELVVDLEMAVDIKMEYRSESPVLVTAAEIERAIKRLMLDSTNEKNGTRKKIKEMKENSRRAMLEGGSSYFFLEKKKQKRKPKPAPAVYMEKLAELILIPSPAMGHVAQMLELAKLFFHQNHHLTITVLIMKLPDYIDAVSGSFVDSVAASSSSDRLRFVQLPVADPTPEWSSKTRGHFVYRLVQSQKSHIKDFLISQRPAKKLAGFVVDMLCTPLMDVADEFNIPSYVFFTSPAAFLGLMLHFQFLEDECQQDVSLFKNTDGSNLLSFPSYAYPVPPKVLPMVLVDRDTWLGRFLDFARGYRKAKGIIINTFAELEIHQLDTYKKNNSNISRSEQDQVPLPPIYPIGPILNQSKSKSESEEAEITNWLDQQPPKSVVLICFGSQGSLPLDQVKQIALALDNCGCRFLWSLRRPPQSNNAQFPGEYTNYSEILPEGFLDRTEIKGKVVGWVPQLKVLSHEAIGGFVSHCGWNSILESIWCGVPIATWPLHSEQQVNAFQLVKEVGVAVAITLDYCERTKDQPMITAEAIEKGIKELVEINTAVREKAKEMKEKSRTSVIEGGSSYLSLGKLIDELLKNAAL